The genomic region ATGACGCCCTGAAATCCTTCCTCAGCCAGGCCCGGTCACATGGCTGCCATCTCGCCATTGACGATTTCGGCGCCGGTTACTCCTCTTTCAAACACATCCTGGAGCTGGAAGTGGATCAGCTCAAGATCGATGCCTCCCTGATCAGGGACCTCGATAGCGACCGTGAGGCCCAACTGCTGGTCAAGGCGATCGTGGATGTCGCCGGAGAGATCGGTATCAAAAGCACTGTGGCGGAGTTTGTCCACTCGCGTGCTGTATTTGAGAGGGTCCAAAACCTTGGCGTTGACTACGCCCAGGGTTACTTCATCGGCAAACCAGCGGAAGATCTGCTGGCGGATGAAAGGCCGGTTTTGGTGGAAGAGGTTTCGTAGGCTGGTTCAAGCGTAGCTGAACCGGTAGCCCAAGTGCTCCGTCAATTCGAGAACGTCCGATCTTCTGCGCCTGATCGGGCCTACGCTGACAGCAAGGTTTCCAGTTCCCTCAGACGACTCCGGGCATCCGGCATTTCGATACCTTCGGCTTCCCTCGCTTGCAACAAGTCTTTGCCCTGGGCACAGAGAGTCTCAATATGTACCGGGTCGAAGAGGGTAACCGCCGCTTCGAAATCATCCTGTGCCTCGCTTAGCAACACGGCGATCAACTCTTCCTCCTTTATCACTGAATCCGGTGACAGGAGGTCGGCAACCAGGGGAAACTCCAGCACCCCGTAGTGCAACTTGCGGGCCTCTTCCTCCTGCTCCAGCTCCTGGCGTGCCAGCGTGTCATTGCCCGCGCCTTTCCAGACCGCCTGCATGATCACCGCGATCAACTTTTTGATCGCCGCTTTGTTGTCCGACTGATTGTCGGTGAGACCACAGGCCGTTTCGTAGGATTTGTCCAGGCGCTCTTTAAGGCTGAGTATTACGTCGCTCTGCTCATGAGGTCCCAGGGCTATGGCTTCACCCACCAGTTTGCGCAGGTCGCCAATATAGGCCACCAGCTCCTCATGATCGAGTTTTTGCGCCTCTTCCAGGATCCCCGGGGTTAGTGAACGCTCACTCTTGGGAAACAGTAGATTTTCGTGTTTGCGCATCAGGTGCCGCTCGTGTCGGCCCGGCAATTGACTGAACAGCAGTTGCATAGCTTTCTCAGTTAAATAGTGTAAGTACTAACATCCCTGATCCACGCCCATATCCATCTCAGGATTGATCGCCTCATAGAGGGAGGAGTAGTCATCCTCGGCATGACCGTTGGAGCGGCCCTTTTCAAACACCCGCAACATAGCTTCCGGCAGCCCGGCGTCGATACCGGTCTTCTCGGCCACCTGTTGAAACAGGGCCAGATCCTTGATTAGGTGTTTGAGGGGAAAGTTGGGACTGGCGTAGTCGTGTTCCAGCATCTTGGAGAGTTTTTTATCGAAGGTCGGCGCATAGAGGGCGCTTTCGCGCAGCAGTTCCATGAAGACTTCCACGTCGACCCCTTCCGACCGTACCAGACCCAGGCTGAGTGAAAAACCGGCGGTCAATGAGGCAATAAGCTGGTTCATAGCCAGCTTCATGGCCGCACCCTGTCCAAGGAAACCGACATGCTGTACCTGTTTGCCCAAACAACGCAGCAGAAGCAGTCCGCGCTGGTAGTTTTCGTCAGAGCCTCCGGCCATGACGATCAGGTTACCCGAGCGGGCTTCCGGGATGCTGCCCAGGACCGGCGCCTCCAGGTAGTCGCCACCCGCAGCCTCCACGGCAGCGCCTATCTCACGGCTCTCCTCAGGCGCCACAGTACCCATCTGCAGTACCAGTTTTCCCGCCAGTTCCGCGCTGATACTGCTCTGCAACAAGACTTCCCGGATTGCCGGGGCATCGCTCAAGGCGAGACAAATGACATCCGCCACTTTAATTGCCTTGCGTAGATCCGCCTCTACCTCGAGTCCGACCTCTTTGGCTGTCTCAAGGCGATCCGGGGAACGATTCCAGGCCACCACAGCGTGCCCGCAATGTTGCAGGCGCTCGGCCATAGGCTGTCCCATCAGTCCCAGGCCCAGTACTGTAATCTTCAT from Gammaproteobacteria bacterium (ex Lamellibrachia satsuma) harbors:
- a CDS encoding NAD(P)-dependent oxidoreductase — protein: MKITVLGLGLMGQPMAERLQHCGHAVVAWNRSPDRLETAKEVGLEVEADLRKAIKVADVICLALSDAPAIREVLLQSSISAELAGKLVLQMGTVAPEESREIGAAVEAAGGDYLEAPVLGSIPEARSGNLIVMAGGSDENYQRGLLLLRCLGKQVQHVGFLGQGAAMKLAMNQLIASLTAGFSLSLGLVRSEGVDVEVFMELLRESALYAPTFDKKLSKMLEHDYASPNFPLKHLIKDLALFQQVAEKTGIDAGLPEAMLRVFEKGRSNGHAEDDYSSLYEAINPEMDMGVDQGC